One window from the genome of Lentibacillus daqui encodes:
- a CDS encoding aldose epimerase family protein — MNISQQNIYNNWMEYTLANDHGMSVKILNYGGIITEMKVPDKDDKPENVVLGYKDVANYKDNPNFFGAIIGRVAGRIEHASFSLGGQTYQLEKNEAPHHLHGGSHGFHSVTWDAKPFRNDQAVGVKLSYTSPDKDGGYPGRVLVNMTYTLYATENKLELDYQGTTDQITPLTLTNHSYFNLSGDLQSTVDNHHVTFTAPRVLELDGALIPTGKTFTAAGTNFDFSGGRKLCDGFTDSIEQNRIAGGGYDHYFIWDNQPKKVVVHEPNAGRFLTIETSQPGMVMYTGNGLGDGIALKGGSSRKHLGVCFETQASPASLHHHGIPGIMLNPGETYHQQTAYTFTTE, encoded by the coding sequence ATGAATATTTCGCAACAGAACATATACAATAACTGGATGGAATACACCCTTGCCAATGATCATGGAATGTCGGTCAAAATCCTGAATTATGGCGGAATCATTACCGAAATGAAGGTTCCCGATAAGGATGATAAGCCGGAAAACGTGGTATTGGGCTACAAGGATGTTGCCAATTATAAAGATAACCCGAATTTTTTCGGAGCAATTATTGGCCGGGTAGCTGGCAGAATTGAACATGCGTCGTTTTCATTAGGCGGGCAGACTTATCAATTGGAAAAAAACGAGGCCCCTCATCATTTACATGGAGGATCCCATGGGTTTCATTCCGTTACCTGGGATGCCAAACCATTCCGGAATGATCAGGCTGTTGGGGTAAAACTTTCTTACACAAGTCCTGATAAAGATGGCGGGTATCCCGGTCGTGTGCTTGTTAACATGACCTATACGCTCTATGCCACGGAAAATAAACTTGAACTCGATTATCAGGGAACAACCGACCAAATAACACCATTGACGTTAACCAACCATTCCTATTTCAATTTATCCGGAGATTTACAGTCAACAGTGGATAACCATCATGTTACCTTTACTGCCCCACGCGTTCTGGAACTTGATGGCGCATTAATACCAACCGGGAAAACATTTACTGCAGCCGGAACCAATTTTGATTTTAGTGGTGGTCGAAAATTGTGCGATGGTTTTACGGATTCGATTGAGCAAAATCGGATTGCTGGTGGAGGGTATGATCATTATTTTATCTGGGATAATCAGCCCAAAAAAGTGGTTGTCCATGAACCAAATGCAGGGCGGTTCTTAACGATTGAAACCAGTCAGCCTGGTATGGTTATGTATACAGGCAATGGGTTGGGTGACGGGATTGCTTTAAAAGGTGGGTCATCACGGAAACATCTTGGGGTCTGTTTTGAAACCCAAGCATCCCCCGCGTCATTGCATCATCATGGTATTCCCGGAATAATGCTGAACCCCGGAGAAACCTACCACCAGCAAACGGCATATACATTTACGACGGAATGA
- a CDS encoding amino acid ABC transporter permease, producing the protein MIGRFNWAGVIDFLPQIVQGLYYTLLISVLGLFIGFILGAIFGLGRIARNKVIYWIASIYIEVIRGTPVLVQAIWIFYALPLIIGHTFESVTAGVIVIALNSGAYIAEIVRGAVQSIEKGQMEAGRSLGLDHGKTMRYVIWPQAFKRMIPPLGNQFIISIKDTSLLSVILVPELIFQGRLIAANHFNAVEIYTTVAMFYLVITLILSFILRFVERRLDIQ; encoded by the coding sequence ATGATAGGACGATTTAATTGGGCAGGTGTTATTGATTTTCTCCCGCAAATTGTACAAGGTTTATATTATACGCTTCTCATTTCCGTACTGGGACTTTTTATTGGTTTTATTTTGGGAGCTATTTTCGGACTCGGACGCATTGCCAGGAACAAAGTAATTTATTGGATTGCGAGTATCTACATTGAGGTCATCCGTGGAACGCCGGTACTTGTACAAGCTATCTGGATATTTTATGCCTTACCATTAATTATTGGACATACATTCGAATCAGTTACAGCCGGTGTCATCGTCATTGCCTTAAATTCGGGTGCCTATATTGCTGAGATTGTCCGCGGTGCAGTACAGTCGATTGAAAAAGGACAGATGGAGGCAGGGCGTTCACTCGGTTTGGATCACGGAAAAACGATGCGTTATGTGATCTGGCCTCAAGCATTTAAACGGATGATTCCGCCACTTGGCAATCAGTTTATTATTAGTATTAAAGATACCTCACTTTTATCCGTTATTCTTGTTCCAGAGCTGATTTTTCAGGGACGATTGATTGCAGCCAATCACTTTAATGCAGTAGAAATTTACACAACCGTTGCCATGTTTTATTTGGTGATTACTTTAATTCTATCCTTTATTTTACGGTTTGTGGAAAGAAGGTTGGATATTCAATGA
- a CDS encoding MFS transporter yields the protein MDHEKEEKRRFKRQNKKKKHKLHRDDITVVDKDVAKKAVVATAMGNAMEWFDFGIYSYLAATIGKVFFSEAASGTQLIFSFATFAVAFLVRPIGGMFFGMLGDRLGRKKILAITLIMMALATLGIGIIPSYASIGITAPILLLIARLVQGFSTGGEYSGAMTFIAESAPDKKRGIMASGLEVGTLVGYIGGSGIVTLLTFILGSETMLAWGWRIPFLIAAPIGFIGLYLRTHLEESPAFEKMEQEKEKAEEADSAHHVSMKDILIHHRRPLLIGLIIVFFYNVIDYTVLTYMPSHLTAVLGYGETKGLLLILIVMFIMVPLVILMGHFGDRIGNKRIIQGSLIGVIILAIPAFMLIDSGNNWLVFAGLLVLAFLLAALQGTMPSQLPSLFFTNVRYGGLAITYNISTSLFGGTAPLLIAWLVDITASNLAPAYYVVFASLVGIVVVSFFLQNTSGKPLRGSPPAVEEKQEIQEVLQDAEEDGLWWHEEKQKIDEHISEFENGQKG from the coding sequence ATGGATCATGAAAAAGAGGAGAAGAGGCGATTCAAACGACAAAATAAAAAGAAGAAACACAAACTGCATAGAGATGACATTACTGTTGTAGATAAAGATGTCGCAAAAAAAGCGGTGGTAGCAACCGCGATGGGCAATGCTATGGAATGGTTTGACTTTGGGATTTACTCATATCTTGCAGCAACCATTGGAAAGGTGTTTTTCTCAGAAGCTGCAAGTGGAACACAGTTGATTTTTAGTTTTGCCACGTTTGCTGTTGCCTTTCTTGTTCGCCCGATTGGAGGCATGTTTTTTGGAATGCTAGGGGATCGATTGGGTAGAAAAAAGATTTTGGCTATCACACTGATCATGATGGCGCTTGCAACACTTGGCATTGGTATTATACCCAGTTATGCATCGATTGGTATTACTGCACCGATTTTGCTTTTGATCGCCCGGCTGGTACAGGGATTTTCAACTGGTGGCGAATACTCCGGCGCCATGACATTTATTGCTGAGTCTGCTCCAGATAAAAAACGTGGCATCATGGCTAGTGGATTGGAAGTTGGCACACTTGTCGGCTATATTGGCGGCTCAGGTATTGTGACACTATTAACTTTTATCTTAGGGTCAGAGACAATGCTTGCCTGGGGATGGCGAATTCCATTCTTAATTGCTGCACCAATTGGTTTTATTGGGTTATATTTGCGAACCCATTTAGAAGAATCACCAGCTTTTGAGAAGATGGAGCAAGAAAAGGAAAAGGCAGAAGAAGCAGATTCTGCACATCATGTTTCAATGAAAGATATTCTTATTCATCATCGCAGGCCATTGTTGATCGGACTAATTATCGTGTTTTTCTATAATGTGATTGACTATACCGTATTGACCTATATGCCTTCCCATTTAACAGCTGTACTCGGTTATGGTGAGACAAAAGGGTTGTTGTTGATATTGATCGTTATGTTTATTATGGTTCCATTGGTCATTCTGATGGGACACTTTGGTGACCGGATAGGGAATAAACGGATTATTCAGGGGAGCTTAATCGGGGTGATTATCCTTGCAATTCCTGCCTTTATGTTAATTGACAGCGGTAATAATTGGCTGGTATTTGCCGGATTACTCGTCTTGGCTTTTTTGCTTGCTGCTCTACAAGGAACCATGCCATCTCAATTACCTTCATTGTTTTTTACGAATGTAAGATATGGCGGTCTGGCGATTACGTACAATATTTCCACCTCCCTGTTTGGTGGTACAGCACCACTCTTGATAGCCTGGCTTGTTGATATTACCGCGAGCAATTTGGCACCGGCCTATTACGTTGTATTTGCCTCTTTAGTAGGTATTGTGGTTGTTAGCTTTTTCCTTCAAAACACCTCTGGTAAACCATTACGCGGCTCCCCACCGGCAGTTGAGGAAAAACAGGAGATTCAGGAAGTACTGCAGGATGCTGAAGAAGATGGCTTATGGTGGCATGAAGAAAAACAGAAAATTGATGAACATATTAGTGAATTTGAAAACGGTCAGAAAGGCTAG
- a CDS encoding amino acid ABC transporter ATP-binding protein: MIEVKNLYKKFGDLEVLKGINCQIAEQEVVCVIGPSGSGKSTFLRCLNMLEEMTSGDIVVNGHHLNDPKTNINIVRTEVGMVFQQFNLFPHRSVMENIMLAPRKVLKLSNQETRDRAVKLLGKVGLSDKADMYPSQLSGGQQQRVAIARALAMEPKVMLFDEPTSALDPELVGEVLEVMKQLAIEGMTMVVVTHEMGFAREVGDRVLFMDEGVIMEEGDPQKIFTNPESERTQGFLNKIL; this comes from the coding sequence ATGATTGAGGTGAAAAATTTATACAAAAAGTTTGGGGATTTGGAAGTATTAAAAGGAATTAACTGTCAAATTGCCGAACAAGAAGTTGTTTGTGTCATTGGCCCAAGTGGTTCCGGCAAAAGTACCTTCTTACGCTGTTTGAATATGCTGGAGGAAATGACCAGTGGTGATATTGTCGTCAATGGTCATCATTTAAATGATCCCAAAACAAATATTAATATAGTGCGTACCGAGGTAGGTATGGTTTTTCAACAGTTTAATTTATTCCCACATCGTTCAGTTATGGAAAATATTATGCTGGCACCCAGGAAAGTTCTAAAACTGAGTAATCAAGAAACAAGAGATCGTGCTGTTAAATTATTGGGAAAAGTTGGCTTAAGTGATAAAGCAGACATGTATCCCAGCCAATTATCAGGCGGCCAGCAACAGCGCGTGGCGATTGCCCGGGCACTTGCCATGGAGCCGAAAGTCATGCTATTTGATGAACCGACATCCGCGCTCGATCCGGAATTGGTTGGCGAGGTGCTTGAAGTCATGAAACAACTGGCTATTGAGGGAATGACCATGGTTGTGGTCACACATGAAATGGGCTTTGCCAGAGAGGTAGGGGACAGGGTGTTGTTTATGGACGAGGGGGTCATTATGGAAGAAGGGGATCCGCAGAAGATATTTACCAATCCCGAGTCTGAACGAACACAAGGATTTTTGAATAAAATTTTATAA
- a CDS encoding transporter substrate-binding domain-containing protein, producing MPKDLKKWIGMILMISLIVIGLAACGSKSSGEGELKDEYTVATDTSFVPFEFKEDGEYVGFDIDLINAIADEVGFKINLETTNFDGIIPGLQTGKFDIALAGIGITDERAKKIDYSDPYYESGLRIGVAADNDEIKEMDDLEGKTIATRLGSTSSAYIDETIDGATANQYEQLDQAYLAVENGSADAILYDAPNVQYYINTKGDGSLKVVGDLYEAENYGIAFAKGQDDLVKAVNEALSTLKENGTYDEIYEKWFGEKPES from the coding sequence ATGCCAAAGGATTTAAAAAAATGGATAGGCATGATTTTAATGATATCTCTCATTGTTATTGGACTTGCTGCCTGTGGATCTAAATCAAGTGGTGAAGGTGAATTAAAGGATGAATATACTGTTGCCACTGACACCTCGTTTGTACCGTTTGAATTTAAAGAGGATGGTGAATACGTTGGCTTTGATATCGATCTGATTAACGCGATTGCTGATGAAGTCGGTTTTAAAATCAACTTGGAAACGACCAATTTTGATGGGATTATTCCTGGATTACAAACCGGAAAATTTGATATTGCATTGGCGGGGATTGGTATTACAGATGAACGAGCCAAAAAAATTGACTATAGTGATCCATACTATGAATCTGGTTTACGGATTGGGGTTGCTGCTGATAATGATGAGATTAAGGAAATGGATGATTTGGAAGGAAAAACAATTGCAACAAGATTAGGGTCAACCAGTTCGGCATACATTGATGAAACTATCGATGGGGCTACGGCGAACCAGTATGAGCAGCTGGATCAAGCATATTTGGCAGTAGAAAACGGCAGTGCGGATGCGATTCTCTACGATGCACCAAATGTTCAGTATTACATTAATACAAAAGGTGATGGCAGCCTGAAAGTGGTCGGTGATTTGTATGAGGCAGAAAATTATGGAATTGCATTTGCCAAGGGTCAGGATGATTTAGTTAAAGCGGTAAATGAGGCATTATCTACTTTGAAAGAAAATGGGACGTACGATGAAATTTATGAAAAGTGGTTTGGTGAAAAACCTGAGTCATAA
- the galT gene encoding UDP-glucose--hexose-1-phosphate uridylyltransferase, translating to MIYQDLEGLVQAAIDRQLIEPADHIYSRNQVMHLLKLDAFPERLAEITTGEIPDLLGKLVDYAIHQQIIHDIFDEKEMLAADIMNCFVARPSVIRSIFHNKVRNSPDAATDYFYQLSQNSNYIQMNRIRKNIHFKADTKYGEMDITINLSKPEKDPEQIKRERELKQTVAYPKCPLCVENEGYAGRTGHPARSNHRVIPVDLLGENWYLQYSPYVYYNEHCIVLAEKHRPMKIDKNAFQRLIQFTTKFPHYFLGSNADLPIVGGSILSHDHYQGGRYEFAMTKATEAFRFQLQSFDQVTASVLNWPLSVIRLTSVDAEPLLEAADHVLQTWRTYTDSRANIEAYSGDTPHNTITPIARMRDGKHELDLVLRNNRISDEHPLGIFHPHADVQHIKKENIGLIEVMGLAVLPARLKDELRGIRQYLLGGDIIHVAAYHQDWAQKLKHTYGTIKSSVQADTILQTELAKKFSRVLEDAGVFKNKSAFERFINTLNKEV from the coding sequence TCACAACCGGTGAGATACCCGATTTATTGGGAAAATTGGTTGATTACGCCATTCACCAACAAATAATTCACGATATATTTGACGAAAAGGAAATGCTGGCAGCGGATATCATGAACTGTTTCGTTGCCCGTCCATCCGTTATCCGATCAATATTTCATAACAAGGTCCGGAATTCACCGGATGCAGCAACTGATTATTTTTACCAACTTAGCCAAAACAGTAATTACATTCAAATGAATCGGATTCGGAAAAATATCCACTTCAAGGCTGATACAAAATACGGCGAAATGGATATTACCATTAACCTGTCCAAACCGGAAAAAGATCCCGAACAAATCAAGCGTGAACGGGAATTAAAACAAACAGTTGCGTATCCAAAGTGTCCCTTATGTGTGGAAAATGAGGGATACGCCGGACGAACGGGACATCCAGCAAGGTCCAACCATCGGGTGATTCCGGTCGACCTGTTGGGGGAAAATTGGTATTTGCAGTATTCGCCATATGTCTATTACAACGAACATTGCATTGTTCTTGCTGAAAAACATCGCCCAATGAAAATTGATAAAAATGCGTTTCAACGGCTCATACAATTTACAACTAAGTTTCCGCACTATTTTCTTGGTTCTAACGCGGATTTACCAATCGTTGGTGGGTCAATTTTAAGCCATGACCATTATCAAGGTGGCCGGTATGAATTTGCGATGACCAAGGCTACAGAGGCATTTCGTTTCCAACTACAATCATTTGATCAAGTTACCGCCTCGGTGTTGAACTGGCCATTATCAGTCATTCGCCTGACAAGTGTCGATGCTGAACCGTTACTGGAAGCGGCTGATCATGTGTTGCAGACTTGGCGCACTTATACTGATTCGCGGGCAAATATTGAAGCTTATTCGGGTGACACACCGCATAATACCATCACACCAATTGCCCGCATGCGTGATGGAAAACATGAATTAGATTTAGTGTTACGGAATAACCGGATATCTGATGAACATCCATTGGGTATTTTTCACCCCCATGCCGACGTGCAACATATTAAAAAGGAAAACATCGGGCTGATTGAAGTGATGGGTCTGGCGGTTCTCCCTGCCCGGCTCAAGGATGAACTACGGGGCATTAGACAATATTTACTTGGCGGGGACATCATTCATGTTGCAGCATACCATCAGGATTGGGCCCAGAAATTGAAACACACTTATGGTACGATTAAGAGCTCTGTTCAAGCTGATACCATTTTACAAACCGAACTGGCCAAGAAATTTTCCCGAGTGCTGGAAGATGCCGGTGTCTTCAAAAACAAATCAGCATTCGAACGATTTATTAACACATTGAATAAAGAGGTGTAA